The genomic window CCGACCTCCGAACTCCGAACGCCCTCTACGCGGCGCGTGCCACCAGGACGGGGCCGGCTACGGCCAGGCCGAAGGCCAGGACCCAGAGCGCCGGGGCATAGCGCGGGAAGCTGTAAGCGAGTCCGCAGATCGCACCGAAAAACAGGCCGCTGAAGTGGGCGGTGTTGGCCACGCCGAGAATATTAAAATGCGTGAGCACCACGCAGAGCACCGCCCAGCCGAGCATCATCCTGAGATTCTGGCTGACGTACCAGCGGAAGATCCGGTTCCGGCGCGACGCCCCCAGCATGAAGCCGAATACGCCGTAGATAACTCCGGAAAGCCCGATCCCGATGGCGTGTTCCAGGCCGAGTTGGTAGCTCGACGACACCCAGGCAAGAGCCACGAGTAACAGCAGGTACCGGATGCTGCCGATGGCTTGTTCGACCACCCGGCCGAGCGCCAGGAAGGCGAGCAGGTTGAAGACGATGTGCATGGGCGAGCGGTAGTCATGCACCAGCGTGATGGCCAGAACCGAGGGCCAACCCGTCTGCGGGAGATCACGAAGCGGGTCCACCAGGAGAGAAAAAACGGCTCGCCGGTTCCAAAGTTCGAGGAGATAAATGAGCCCGCACAGCACGGTCACCGCATAGGTCACCACGGGCGGGGTCATGCCGGCCGGCCAGAGTCGTCGCCTGGTATCGGCTCCGTTGAGCACGCGGGTCGAGGGATGCATGAAGGTGTCCTTTCGGTCCGCTATCCGTGTCAGAGGAGAAACCGCTGCAGAAATCCGCTGACGGCTTCGTTGAAGGCGTGGACCTGTTCGACGCTGCCCAGGTGAGCGGCGTTGCTTAACGCCTTCAGCTCCGACCCGGCGATCCGCTGCCGGCTTTGTTCCGAGACGGCCGGTGGAAAATTCTTGTCCTGCTCTCCGGCGATCAGGAGCGTCGGAACCTGGATGGCCGGCAATCGGTCAAGGACGTCCAGTTCCTGAATGGCCCGGCAACAGCCCACGAACCCTGCGACCCGGGTGGACCGGAGCATGCCGGCGATCCATCCCATCGTCGCCGGTGCGGCCTCACGAAAACCGTCGGTGAACCAGTTCTGCAGGACGAGCGGCACCTGGCTTCCCATCCCCTCGGTTTCGACTTTTTGGATTCGCTGGTCGAAGCCGGCCTTTGCCTGCGGCGCGGTTCGGCTTCCGGTGCTGCAGAGCACGAGGGCGGAAAGCCGTTCGGGGTATTGCAACGCGAAGACCTGGGCGATCATACCGCCGATGGACAACCCGGTGAATGCAACCCGATCGATCCGGAGGTGATCCAGGAGGCCGGCCGCATCCGCCGCCAATGTCTCCAGACGGTAAGGCGTTTGGCCCACCGCACTTCCTCCATGCCCGCGCAAGTCGTACCTCAACACCTGAAAATGTTGCTCCAGGACTGGGACTTGGTAGGCCCAGACGTTGAGGTTAACGCCCAAAGGATGGCACAAGATCACCACCGGCCGGCCCGGCTCTCCCCCGAGGGTATAGTTGATCTCAACTCCGTTGATCGTCGCTGCTTGCCTGTTCATGTTTTATGGCCGTTCGATGCCGGGCAACTCTCCGGCGACGCGCACCACGGGATACTCGACGTTTTACGTTTACTCTCAACCCTCAAGTTCAACCCTTACCCGCCGGCGAGCGCGACGAGGTCCGGCAAAACCTGCGTGACTTTTTCCGGGCGTAAGCGACAAATGCATCAACTCCTTCCGGCTTGAGGTTGTTAACGTTGTTTATGGGTTTGGGAATCGAGAAAATCATCCAGGAATGGCTGGCGAGATCCTCGCACGAGCAGCTTCCGGGCAAAGGCAAGCCTTTGGACCTTGACGAGTACTTCCGCTGGCCGGAAGACCTGCGCTTT from Verrucomicrobiota bacterium includes these protein-coding regions:
- a CDS encoding alpha/beta fold hydrolase; amino-acid sequence: MNRQAATINGVEINYTLGGEPGRPVVILCHPLGVNLNVWAYQVPVLEQHFQVLRYDLRGHGGSAVGQTPYRLETLAADAAGLLDHLRIDRVAFTGLSIGGMIAQVFALQYPERLSALVLCSTGSRTAPQAKAGFDQRIQKVETEGMGSQVPLVLQNWFTDGFREAAPATMGWIAGMLRSTRVAGFVGCCRAIQELDVLDRLPAIQVPTLLIAGEQDKNFPPAVSEQSRQRIAGSELKALSNAAHLGSVEQVHAFNEAVSGFLQRFLL
- a CDS encoding rhomboid family intramembrane serine protease, with the translated sequence MHPSTRVLNGADTRRRLWPAGMTPPVVTYAVTVLCGLIYLLELWNRRAVFSLLVDPLRDLPQTGWPSVLAITLVHDYRSPMHIVFNLLAFLALGRVVEQAIGSIRYLLLLVALAWVSSSYQLGLEHAIGIGLSGVIYGVFGFMLGASRRNRIFRWYVSQNLRMMLGWAVLCVVLTHFNILGVANTAHFSGLFFGAICGLAYSFPRYAPALWVLAFGLAVAGPVLVARAA